The genomic DNA AAGTAGAAAGTATGCTAAGATTGCCTGTGAAAAAGGATTAGTTTATGTGAATGAAAAGAAAGTTAAGGCTTCATACAAGGTTAAAAAGGGGGATAAAATTAAAATTGAGCTAATGGATAAAAAAGTTGAGGTTGAAATATTAGATGTTCCTACAAAAACTTTTAAAAAAGAGGAATTTGACAAGTATATAAGGATTTTGAACATAGAAAAGAAGAAAATTGCTTAAAGTATATATAACTCCTGGTGATCCTTTTGGAGTTGGCCCTGAAATTATTTTAAAGGCATTGTCTAAATTGAAGAAATTAAAATTCAGTATAGTAATAGGTTCTGATTATTATTTTTTTGAAAAGAAGGCAAAAGAATTTGGAGTTGACTTTTCTAATCAGCAAATTCTTTTTGAAAATATATACGGGATAAAAGGAAAAGAGAAAAATTTTGCATCTTTAGAAGGAGCAAGGTTTTCAATTGAGTCTCTTGATTGGGCAATTGAAAAATTAAGAGAAAAGAAAGAGGGAGTAATTATAACTGGGCCTGTATCAAAAGAAGCTATTAGAAAAATACTTCCAAACTTTATCGGACAAACTGAGTATATATGTGAAAAAATTGGAGTAGAAACAAAAAAGGTTTTAATGAGTTTTTACTTTAGAGGAAAATTTATAGGTCTTTTTACTCAGCACATTCCCCTTAGAGAAGTTTTTAATTACATAAATAAAGAGCTCTATCTTGAAAGACTATCCATATTTAAAAAAGAAATAAAGAAAATTATAAAGAAAAGTCCAAAGATAGCTCTTTTGGCCTTAAATCCTCATGGAGAAGAGTTTGGTGAAGAGGAGAGGAATCTGAAAAAGTACATAAAATTTAGTAAAAATTTAAAAGGTTTTTTTCCTGCAGATTCTTTTTTTGGTTATTCTTTATATAAAAACTTCGATGGAATTTTTGCCTTTTATCATGATCAAGCAACAATACCTGCAAAAACTCTTGGTCCATCAATTCAGGTTACTCTTGGTTTACCTCTTTTAAGACTTTCTCCTGATCACGGTCCCGCCTATAATATGAAGGGCAACGCTAACTTTCAGTCTATGCTTGAGTGTTTTAAATTTGTTAAAAAATATCTTCTATTTTGATCTTTTATACTTACCCATTAATTCGCCGTAACCTATTATGTGTCCCTCCATTTTTTTCAAGACCTCTTTTTTTGTTGCTCCAGGTTTTAGATCAAGGGTAGTATCAAGTGCATATAGCTTAAAGAAATACCTGTGAGTTCCTGAGGGGGGACATGGCCCACCGTATCCGAGTTTTCCCCAGCTATTTTTACCGTGAACTGCCCCGTTTTCGAGTTTTTCAAGAGGTTTTATTCCTGCTTCTAGCTTTCTCACATCTGGAGGTATATTAAATAGAATCCAATGATCCCATATACCAAGGGGAGCATCAGGATCATCACAGATTAACACAAAACTTTTTGTTCCCTCTGGCACATTTGTCCATTCTAAGGGTGGAGATACATCTTCACCATCACATGTATACTTAACGGGAATAAAATCCCCATATCCAAATTCCGGCGATTTTACGGTAATTTCTTTATACTCTGATTTTGTCCCCTTCTTTGATAAACTTCCAAAAATAAAAAGAGGTATAAATATCATCATCACCTTCACACCTCCCTTCCCCTTTTATTTTTATTTTAACTAAGATATCCTAATTTTTTCAAGAAATTTGGATCACTTCTCCAGTTCTCTTTAACTTTGACCCAAAGATCTAAGAAAACTTTTTTATTTAATTTTTTCTCTATGTCTATTCTTGATAGAGTACCTATTTTTTTAATTTTTTCTCCTCCTTTACCGATAATAATGCTTTTTTGTGAGTCTTTTTCAACGTATATGATGGCCCTTATGTAAACTTTATTTTGTTCTTCTCTCCATTCTTCAACTTCTACAGCGGAGGAATAGGGGATTTCTTCTCCGTAGAGGTTAAAAATTTTTTCTCTTATAATTTCAGCTACAAAAAAGCGCATAGGTTTATCTGATAGGTCTTCGCTGTCATAGAGTGCTTCTCCATAGGGCAATAGTTCGACGACTTTCTGTTCTAAGATATCTAAGCCATCACCTGTTGAGGCAGAGATTGGAATGATTTCTTTAAATAGGTTCAATTTACTGTAGAGGTCTATAACTGGTAAAATTTCATTTTTGCTTACTGTATCTATTTTATTTATTGCGAGAATTGCTTCTTTTTTAGAGTTTTTTATAAGTTCAATCAGTTTTTGTTCTATGTCTCCGATTTTAGGGACAGGTTCAACCATTAAAATTAAGAGGTCAGAGTTTTCTATTACTTTTTTTATTTCTTCGATCATTGTTTTATGGAGTTCGTATTTTACTTTATTGAGCATTCCAGGGGTATCGTAAAAGCATATTTGGTAGTTAGGGGTTGTTTTAATTCCTAGGATGTTTACTCTTGTTGTTTGAGGTTTAGGTGTTATTATTGAGATAAATTCTCCGATTAGAGCATTTAGGAGTGTAGATTTACCTACGTTAGGTCTTCCTATTATTGAAACGTATCCTGATTTAAAATCTTTTTTGGATTCCAAATTTTACCTCCCTTTTAAGTGTGAATAATTTTGGTTTAAAGTGGTCGTATTGAACAAAAAGAGAAAACGTTTTTTTTAAAATATAACCAATTTTAAATTTAAAAGCCGAATGAGGTGAAAGACTTTCTATATAGATTAATTTAGGCTCAAAAATTAAGTTTCTGTAATTTAGTTTGAAAATCAAATGAAGAAAAATTAATTTATCGTTGTAATTTTCGTATCTAATAAGGGTTTTATTAAATAAGTGAAATTCAAAAGTAAAGATGTTTAAGTCTCTTATCTTATTCATCAAGAATTTATTATTTTGAAGAAGGGGAAAGTCTAAAGTGTTATCAAAAAATTTTTTGTAGCCGAATTTTAATATAATTTTTCCGATATTTAGAAACAATTCAGAAAAAAAGTTAGAGGCAAAGTTTTTTTCCATTTTACTAATTGAAAATGGCAGATGAATTAAGAGATTATTATACTCTTCTACGGGGTTAAAATATTCGATTCCCTTAGAAAAACCGGTTGCAAGGAAAATAATTGGGTTAAAGTAAAAAAGTTTAAGGGAAGGCAAAATTTTTTTATCAAAAAAATTAAGACTTACTAGAAGATCTATCCCTATAATACGAGAGTTTAAGAAAACAAAGGGAGATAAATTTGTTATTAAATTTTTGTTAAGTGTTTTAAGTCCAAAACCAGTTTTTAAATTTTTAAAGTATAAAAAACTAGTGGATGATTGATTATGATAAAAGAATTTTGAGCTTGAATCCTTGTGCTTATTATAAAAAACCGGAAAATTAATGTTTATGTAAGAATGAAGTCTCTTAGAGCTAATCTGATAGTTAAATTTTAAATTTTGAAAGATAAATATGATATTTTCGCTACTTTTAAAAAGGAGCTTAGTTGAAATTAGGCTGTCTCTATCAGTTTTGAAAAAGTCCATATTAAGATAGAAAGAATTAAAATTCTTATGTAAGTATGAGTTAGAAGAAATTCTAAAGGGCTTCGTGCTTTTTTCAAGGTTAAAATCTATGGATTTAAAAAAGGACAGAGAAAATTTTAGAGGTTTATCAAAGATCTTTTTGTTTATTAGTCTTTTTGAATAATACTCATAAACTGAGAGTTCAGGCTGTAGGAGGATAATCAAAATGAAAATAGACATATCTTGCAGTTTTAAGTATATTATTATAAAATTTAATTATGAGAGTAAGAAAGATGAGAAAAATTTTTATACTATTTTTATGTTTCGATGTTTGGGCACAGACACTGATAATAGATGGTTTAGGTGACAAAGAGGTTTTAAAGAAAATAAGTGAAGCACTTAAAGATCGCGTCTTTTATTATATAAAACCAGAGGACACCGTTAACAATATAGATGCTTACAATTTGGTTATTTTACTGGGGGATAAGGCACTGGAAGTGTATAATAAAAATAAATGGGAAAAACCTTGTATAGTAG from Candidatus Hydrothermales bacterium includes the following:
- a CDS encoding YbhB/YbcL family Raf kinase inhibitor-like protein — encoded protein: MIFIPLFIFGSLSKKGTKSEYKEITVKSPEFGYGDFIPVKYTCDGEDVSPPLEWTNVPEGTKSFVLICDDPDAPLGIWDHWILFNIPPDVRKLEAGIKPLEKLENGAVHGKNSWGKLGYGGPCPPSGTHRYFFKLYALDTTLDLKPGATKKEVLKKMEGHIIGYGELMGKYKRSK
- a CDS encoding 4-hydroxythreonine-4-phosphate dehydrogenase PdxA, whose protein sequence is MLKVYITPGDPFGVGPEIILKALSKLKKLKFSIVIGSDYYFFEKKAKEFGVDFSNQQILFENIYGIKGKEKNFASLEGARFSIESLDWAIEKLREKKEGVIITGPVSKEAIRKILPNFIGQTEYICEKIGVETKKVLMSFYFRGKFIGLFTQHIPLREVFNYINKELYLERLSIFKKEIKKIIKKSPKIALLALNPHGEEFGEEERNLKKYIKFSKNLKGFFPADSFFGYSLYKNFDGIFAFYHDQATIPAKTLGPSIQVTLGLPLLRLSPDHGPAYNMKGNANFQSMLECFKFVKKYLLF
- the era gene encoding GTPase Era, which codes for MESKKDFKSGYVSIIGRPNVGKSTLLNALIGEFISIITPKPQTTRVNILGIKTTPNYQICFYDTPGMLNKVKYELHKTMIEEIKKVIENSDLLILMVEPVPKIGDIEQKLIELIKNSKKEAILAINKIDTVSKNEILPVIDLYSKLNLFKEIIPISASTGDGLDILEQKVVELLPYGEALYDSEDLSDKPMRFFVAEIIREKIFNLYGEEIPYSSAVEVEEWREEQNKVYIRAIIYVEKDSQKSIIIGKGGEKIKKIGTLSRIDIEKKLNKKVFLDLWVKVKENWRSDPNFLKKLGYLS
- a CDS encoding S4 domain-containing protein — encoded protein: MRIDKFIKLFNIIKSRKYAKIACEKGLVYVNEKKVKASYKVKKGDKIKIELMDKKVEVEILDVPTKTFKKEEFDKYIRILNIEKKKIA